A portion of the uncultured Draconibacterium sp. genome contains these proteins:
- a CDS encoding TonB-dependent receptor, with amino-acid sequence MEKNPLKGFLTLLMMSIFMAFSLGSYAQTAVTGTVTGEDGVGIPGVSIVIEGTTQGTITDIDGNYTLTIPEGAEKLTFSYIGMLTQEVEIAGQSTINVVMKADVIGVDEVVVVGYGTQMKEELTGAVSSVSAEKLETTSETSVASRLQGQVAGVTVTSANRPGADATIRIRGVGTINDPDPLYIIDGVPAGPGNNIPPGDIESISVLKDASSAAIYGTRGANGVVIITTKRGRANQQPSINFSVRTGVTKATNQYDLLNTREYAEAVWLTADNQGVAPNHAQYGSGASPVIPDYILPAGAMSGEVDESTYSYPSNVIFKANKEGTDWYDEIYQTGIIQEYDLSISGGGRNSTYAFSANYLDEEGILKWTEFKRYTMRMNSDAKFNDWLKVGESLQVVYIDENGEFGDNGEGTAVSHAYRSQPIIPVYDISGEEFAGSKASEMGNAANPVQILWDARNNNGKWMRILGNAFAEVTLAEGLTAKTLFGTNWGQWNYKGYVLPTYERSEPNTVNGVNADSNYSLQWNWSNTLNYNKTFNEVHKLNVLVGTEAVENTYQSLNASRRVYFSEDPNYMQLDSGESNKENSGNASEWSLFSVFGRANYNYMGKYYLEGTVRRDGSSRFSDENKYAVFPAASAAWAISEESFMQGSRSWLDMLKLRLGWGMSGNDRIGNYNSYSTYSTDPYKASYAIDGSNTSAVSGFKPATLGSEDVTWETTKTINIGIDANMLDNHLAVAIDLWKRNTEDMLFREPIPQVMGIATAPYVNVGEMENKGIDLELSYNNTAVGGDLTYNISMNLSHYKNEILKLSGDPDRYVDAATERQKVYTRFAAGTAFPEFYGYIVDGIFQTQAEADAHAPYGDTDYNQPGHFKYRDVNGDGTITADDRTFIGSPHPDLVGGLNINLGYKNFDLTMFFYGSLGNEMVNYVTRWIDYGQFNGGLSKDALYNTWGSPYLDDNSKAELPKLDLSDISQEPSTAFIEDASYLRLKNLRLGYTVPKSLLDRAGIKSLRLYGQVSNLFTITGYSGLDPEVNASGTYMGMDMGAWPTPRQVMFGVQLGL; translated from the coding sequence ATGGAAAAAAATCCTTTAAAAGGTTTTTTAACCTTGCTTATGATGTCCATATTCATGGCATTTTCTCTAGGTTCTTATGCGCAAACAGCTGTTACCGGTACGGTTACCGGTGAAGATGGCGTAGGAATACCTGGTGTGTCGATTGTGATTGAAGGAACTACTCAGGGAACAATCACCGACATTGATGGTAATTACACGTTAACAATACCTGAGGGTGCAGAGAAATTGACTTTCTCTTACATCGGTATGTTAACACAAGAAGTTGAGATTGCCGGGCAATCGACAATTAACGTAGTTATGAAAGCCGATGTTATCGGTGTTGATGAGGTTGTTGTTGTTGGTTACGGTACTCAAATGAAAGAAGAATTAACAGGTGCTGTTTCTTCTGTTTCGGCTGAAAAGCTTGAAACTACATCAGAAACAAGTGTTGCAAGTCGTCTTCAGGGACAAGTTGCCGGTGTAACTGTTACTTCTGCAAATCGTCCGGGTGCTGATGCTACCATCCGTATTCGCGGGGTAGGAACCATCAACGATCCTGATCCTTTGTACATCATTGATGGTGTACCTGCAGGCCCAGGTAACAATATCCCTCCTGGAGATATTGAAAGTATTTCTGTATTGAAAGATGCTTCTTCTGCAGCTATTTACGGAACACGTGGTGCAAACGGTGTTGTAATTATTACTACCAAACGCGGACGTGCAAACCAGCAGCCAAGTATCAATTTCTCAGTACGTACAGGTGTAACAAAAGCTACAAACCAGTATGATCTTTTGAATACTCGCGAGTATGCCGAGGCAGTTTGGTTAACAGCAGATAACCAGGGTGTTGCGCCAAATCACGCGCAATACGGATCGGGAGCATCTCCTGTAATTCCTGATTACATTTTGCCTGCGGGTGCAATGTCTGGCGAGGTTGATGAATCAACTTACAGTTATCCTAGCAACGTAATTTTTAAAGCTAACAAAGAAGGTACTGACTGGTACGACGAGATTTACCAAACCGGTATTATTCAAGAGTACGACCTTTCTATCAGCGGTGGTGGTAGAAATTCTACTTATGCATTCTCAGCCAACTATCTGGATGAAGAAGGTATTTTGAAATGGACTGAATTTAAACGTTACACAATGCGTATGAACTCGGATGCCAAATTTAACGACTGGTTAAAAGTTGGTGAGTCATTACAAGTTGTATACATCGACGAAAATGGTGAATTTGGTGATAACGGTGAAGGTACAGCTGTATCTCACGCTTATCGTTCACAACCAATTATTCCTGTTTACGATATTAGTGGCGAAGAATTTGCCGGATCTAAAGCTTCTGAAATGGGTAATGCTGCCAACCCGGTACAAATCCTTTGGGATGCTCGTAACAACAACGGTAAATGGATGCGAATTTTAGGTAATGCATTTGCTGAAGTTACTCTGGCCGAAGGTCTTACTGCCAAAACTTTATTTGGTACTAACTGGGGACAGTGGAACTACAAAGGTTATGTTCTTCCAACTTACGAACGTTCAGAGCCAAATACCGTTAACGGTGTAAATGCTGACTCAAACTACAGTTTGCAGTGGAACTGGTCGAATACATTAAACTACAACAAAACTTTCAACGAAGTTCATAAATTGAATGTATTGGTTGGTACTGAGGCTGTTGAAAATACTTATCAGTCGTTGAATGCAAGTCGTCGCGTTTATTTCTCTGAAGATCCTAACTACATGCAGTTAGATTCAGGTGAAAGTAACAAAGAAAACAGCGGTAATGCATCAGAATGGTCATTGTTCTCTGTTTTTGGTCGTGCGAACTACAACTACATGGGTAAATATTACTTAGAAGGTACAGTACGTCGCGATGGTTCTTCACGATTCAGTGATGAAAACAAATATGCTGTGTTCCCTGCTGCATCTGCTGCCTGGGCAATCTCAGAAGAAAGTTTCATGCAAGGATCTCGCAGTTGGTTAGATATGTTAAAACTTCGTTTAGGTTGGGGTATGTCTGGTAACGACCGTATTGGTAACTACAACTCGTACTCAACTTATTCAACCGATCCATACAAAGCTTCTTATGCAATTGACGGATCAAATACCAGTGCTGTATCAGGATTTAAGCCTGCAACATTAGGTAGTGAAGATGTAACATGGGAAACTACCAAAACCATTAACATTGGTATTGATGCAAACATGTTAGACAACCACTTGGCTGTTGCTATCGACCTTTGGAAACGTAACACCGAAGATATGTTATTCCGCGAGCCTATTCCTCAGGTAATGGGTATTGCAACTGCACCATACGTAAACGTTGGTGAAATGGAAAACAAAGGTATCGATCTGGAATTATCTTATAACAATACTGCTGTTGGCGGAGACTTAACTTATAACATCAGTATGAACTTGTCGCACTACAAAAATGAGATTCTTAAACTTTCAGGAGATCCTGATCGTTATGTAGATGCTGCAACTGAACGTCAAAAAGTTTATACTCGTTTTGCTGCCGGAACTGCTTTCCCTGAATTCTACGGATATATCGTAGACGGAATTTTCCAAACTCAGGCAGAAGCTGATGCACATGCACCTTACGGAGATACCGATTACAATCAGCCAGGACACTTTAAGTACAGAGACGTTAACGGTGATGGAACTATCACTGCAGACGACAGAACTTTCATCGGAAGTCCTCACCCTGATTTAGTTGGTGGATTGAACATTAATTTAGGTTATAAAAACTTCGATTTAACTATGTTCTTCTACGGTAGCTTAGGTAACGAAATGGTGAATTATGTAACTCGCTGGATTGACTACGGTCAGTTTAACGGTGGTTTAAGTAAAGATGCATTGTACAATACTTGGGGAAGTCCTTATTTGGATGACAACTCAAAAGCAGAATTGCCAAAACTTGACTTAAGCGATATTTCACAAGAGCCTTCTACAGCATTTATCGAAGATGCATCATACTTGCGTCTTAAAAACTTACGTCTGGGTTATACTGTTCCTAAATCATTGCTTGACAGAGCAGGAATTAAAAGCTTAAGACTATACGGACAAGTGTCTAACTTATTTACTATTACTGGATACAGCGGACTGGATCCTGAAGTAAATGCTTCAGGTACTTATATGGGTATGGATATGGGAGCATGGCCTACACCACGTCAGGTTATGTTTGGTGTTCAACTTGGTTTGTAA
- a CDS encoding GH92 family glycosyl hydrolase has product MKNLYLLVLVLLFSCTQKSEKNYLSYVDPLIGTGPASTIAAQQHPGDHVSNGQTIPAVTAPFGMTQWTPQIYDNEQKCIAPFYTGQTMIQGFRASHWLSGSCTQDYGSFTIFPTQLGSNFSFQPVQRQTMTLMKTENLSPAYASFLFPAKTIMTEITSTKRCGFFRFSWLDEKNPTIMFDINSDQGKGYINIDLEKQEVYGYNPAYRIYSGQDEPAGISGYFVAKFDHEIVKYGTWGDFEYEHGTTERKDQKKIGAYVTFNLEGDTPVKLKVGTSFTSIENARKNLEAEIADWDFEGTTQKMKDTWNDYLGRIDVESENEEELTKFYTAIYHALFHPRLMNDVNGDYPAFSKQYETKNNGDFDYYGDFSNWDIFRAQMPLLSLIAPKEYNDMVKSLLVMAEDGGWLPIFPMWNNYTSAMIGDHSTSILCDAAMKGFDFDMGKAYKYMRQNAYELPGEEAYKDGKGRRALTSYIEFGYVPLDDIVADAFHTNEQVSRTMEYAYNDWCVAQVAQKLGKTDDYNDLITRSYNYSNVFDESRGWVNGKFADGSFYEDFNANAEQFFITEGTPKHYTWFVPHDVEGLIGLMGGENTFSEKLNKLIDDKLYWHGNEPSHHIPFLFNYTNQWDKTQKTVKYILRTEYGLNRGGLSGNDDAGQLSAWYVFGAMGFYPMCPGSNEYQLSSPIFKEVTLNLDKTYYPGGKFVLKADGATSSNVFTSVKLNGKESVTKINHEDLQKGGTLKFLK; this is encoded by the coding sequence ATGAAGAACTTGTATCTGCTTGTACTAGTACTCTTATTCTCCTGCACACAAAAAAGTGAAAAGAATTACCTCAGTTATGTCGATCCACTTATTGGAACCGGGCCAGCCTCAACAATAGCGGCTCAGCAACACCCCGGCGACCATGTAAGTAACGGGCAAACTATTCCGGCAGTTACGGCACCATTTGGGATGACACAATGGACACCACAAATTTACGATAACGAACAAAAATGTATTGCTCCTTTCTATACTGGGCAAACCATGATACAAGGTTTTAGAGCTAGCCACTGGCTTAGCGGATCGTGTACTCAGGATTATGGTTCCTTCACCATCTTCCCCACTCAACTTGGCAGCAATTTCAGCTTCCAGCCGGTGCAACGGCAAACTATGACTTTAATGAAAACCGAGAATCTTTCGCCGGCTTATGCAAGCTTTTTATTTCCGGCAAAAACGATAATGACAGAAATTACAAGCACAAAACGTTGTGGCTTTTTTCGATTCTCGTGGTTAGACGAAAAAAATCCGACCATAATGTTCGATATTAACAGCGACCAAGGAAAGGGGTATATAAATATTGATCTTGAAAAACAGGAAGTTTATGGTTACAATCCGGCTTACCGCATCTATTCGGGGCAAGATGAACCGGCAGGTATTTCGGGCTATTTCGTTGCTAAATTTGATCATGAGATTGTGAAATATGGCACATGGGGCGATTTTGAATATGAGCATGGCACTACCGAACGTAAAGATCAGAAAAAGATTGGAGCATACGTAACATTCAATTTGGAAGGAGACACGCCCGTAAAACTTAAAGTTGGCACCTCATTTACCAGTATTGAAAATGCGCGCAAAAACCTGGAGGCAGAAATTGCCGACTGGGATTTTGAAGGCACAACACAAAAAATGAAAGACACCTGGAACGATTACCTTGGACGCATCGACGTGGAATCGGAAAATGAGGAGGAACTCACTAAGTTTTATACCGCTATATATCATGCATTATTTCATCCACGGTTAATGAACGATGTAAATGGCGATTATCCGGCTTTCTCGAAACAATACGAAACTAAAAATAACGGTGATTTTGATTATTATGGCGACTTCTCGAACTGGGATATTTTCAGGGCGCAAATGCCACTGTTGAGCCTCATTGCGCCAAAAGAATATAACGACATGGTAAAATCGCTGTTAGTAATGGCCGAAGATGGTGGCTGGCTGCCAATTTTCCCGATGTGGAACAATTATACCTCGGCAATGATTGGCGACCACAGTACATCGATACTTTGTGATGCTGCCATGAAAGGCTTCGATTTTGACATGGGAAAGGCCTACAAATACATGCGACAGAATGCTTATGAACTACCTGGAGAAGAAGCTTATAAAGACGGGAAAGGCCGCCGTGCATTAACATCATATATCGAGTTTGGATATGTTCCGCTTGACGATATTGTAGCTGACGCTTTTCATACCAACGAGCAGGTTTCGCGCACCATGGAATATGCTTACAACGACTGGTGCGTTGCACAAGTAGCTCAGAAATTAGGAAAAACAGACGATTATAATGATCTGATCACCCGTAGTTATAACTACTCAAATGTTTTTGATGAAAGCCGGGGTTGGGTAAATGGCAAATTTGCAGACGGAAGCTTTTATGAAGATTTTAATGCAAATGCCGAACAGTTCTTTATAACTGAAGGCACACCAAAACATTACACATGGTTTGTACCACACGATGTTGAAGGATTAATTGGATTGATGGGAGGAGAAAACACCTTCAGCGAAAAACTGAATAAACTAATTGATGACAAACTTTACTGGCACGGCAACGAACCAAGTCATCATATTCCTTTTCTTTTTAATTATACCAACCAGTGGGATAAAACTCAAAAAACAGTAAAATATATCCTGCGCACGGAATATGGTTTAAACCGCGGCGGACTTTCAGGAAACGACGATGCCGGGCAACTTTCGGCATGGTATGTTTTTGGTGCGATGGGATTTTACCCAATGTGCCCGGGAAGTAACGAATATCAACTTTCGTCGCCAATATTTAAGGAGGTAACACTTAATTTGGATAAGACGTATTACCCGGGTGGCAAGTTTGTTTTAAAAGCCGACGGAGCAACGTCTTCAAACGTTTTCACTTCCGTTAAATTAAACGGTAAAGAAAGTGTTACGAAAATAAATCACGAGGATTTGCAAAAAGGGGGAACACTGAAGTTTTTAAAATAA